In a single window of the Pedococcus dokdonensis genome:
- a CDS encoding rhomboid family intramembrane serine protease: MSEQQQVIPVCPRHPDRVSYVRCQRCGRPVCPECQRPAAVGVQCVDCVKAQAKTMRTARTVFGGNINDTPTVSYAIIAICVVVFVLQTADSGLSRDISFVPYLSEHEPWRFLTSAFAHASITHILFNMLALWMVGAQYLERLLGGVRYAAVYLVSALGGSACYLLLSPAVPFEPTNPSSWYIGAVGASGAVFGLFGALLVLNRHLGRSSAGMWATIGINAVIGFVVPGIAWQAHLGGFVTGAAVAGVIAATSARQRRRWQWPGVALVLLVVVAVAVLKYAAAASSLLA; the protein is encoded by the coding sequence ATGAGTGAGCAGCAGCAGGTGATCCCGGTGTGCCCGCGGCACCCCGACCGGGTCTCCTACGTGCGCTGCCAGCGCTGCGGCCGGCCGGTCTGCCCGGAGTGCCAGCGCCCGGCGGCGGTGGGCGTGCAGTGCGTCGACTGCGTCAAGGCCCAGGCCAAGACGATGCGCACCGCCCGCACCGTGTTCGGCGGCAACATCAACGACACCCCCACGGTGTCCTACGCGATCATCGCGATCTGCGTCGTCGTCTTCGTGCTGCAGACCGCCGACTCGGGGCTGAGCCGCGACATCTCGTTCGTGCCCTACCTCAGTGAGCACGAGCCGTGGCGGTTCCTCACCTCGGCCTTCGCGCACGCGTCGATCACGCACATCCTGTTCAACATGCTCGCCCTGTGGATGGTGGGTGCGCAGTACCTCGAGCGGCTGCTCGGCGGGGTCCGGTACGCCGCGGTCTACCTGGTCAGCGCGCTCGGCGGCTCGGCCTGCTACCTGCTGCTGTCACCGGCCGTCCCGTTCGAGCCGACCAACCCCAGCTCCTGGTACATCGGTGCCGTGGGCGCATCGGGCGCCGTGTTCGGGCTGTTCGGCGCGCTGCTCGTGCTGAACCGGCACCTCGGCCGGTCGTCGGCGGGCATGTGGGCCACCATCGGCATCAACGCGGTGATCGGCTTCGTGGTCCCCGGCATCGCGTGGCAGGCCCACCTCGGCGGGTTCGTCACCGGGGCTGCGGTGGCCGGCGTGATCGCGGCGACCTCGGCGCGCCAGCGGCGCAGGTGGCAGTGGCCGGGCGTGGCGCTGGTGCTGCTCGTCGTGGTCGCCGTCGCAGTGCTGAAGTATGCCGCGGCGGCGAGCAGCCTCCTCGCCTGA
- the pknB gene encoding Stk1 family PASTA domain-containing Ser/Thr kinase: MTSTRLLGGRYEVGELLGRGGMAEVHLGHDTRLSRPVAIKMLRSDLARDTQFLNRFRREAQSAAGLNHASIVAVYDSGEDHAIESGGASVPVPYIVMEYVEGRTLRELLNASSPLDPAEAARITEGILDALAYSHRMGIVHRDIKPANVMIGPQGQIKVMDFGIARAVADANATMTQTQAVIGTAQYLSPEQAQGHHVDARSDLYSTGCLLFELLTGRPPFQADSPVAIAYQHVGQPPPRPSTLNPAVDPALDAVVLHALAKDRDARYQDATAFRADLQAARLGRPISDAARGTAGSAADPTVALAAATPAAATTVFATGGYAERPEPVGSNTASLPAIGHDPDDEPRKRRGLAYFLLVLAVLGALVLLGVAGKALLDRPPTDAPKVAVPTVIDLPQAAAEAKIRAAGLVPEATQVASPKEIGVVVDQNPGADEQVASGSKVGISVSSGPDTVELPDLKGFTQDEATARLANLDLKVGTIKQVDDTGLDKGKVFTTSPGAGEDVAVGSAVNLNVSSGKVTVPDVVGKTRNEAADILGELGLSVKTSYIDSTEPENSVLKQSIKAKTKVEDGSTITLTIAQPPPPTQTPTTPPTTATTTTEPPPSTTTAPPTTP, translated from the coding sequence GTGACGTCGACACGTCTGCTCGGGGGACGCTACGAGGTCGGGGAGCTCCTCGGCCGAGGTGGCATGGCCGAGGTGCACCTCGGCCACGACACCCGGCTGTCCCGGCCGGTGGCGATCAAGATGCTGCGCTCCGACCTGGCCCGCGACACCCAGTTCCTCAACCGGTTCCGGCGCGAGGCCCAGTCGGCGGCCGGGCTCAACCACGCCTCGATCGTCGCCGTGTACGACTCGGGCGAGGACCACGCCATCGAGTCGGGCGGCGCCTCGGTGCCAGTGCCCTACATCGTCATGGAGTACGTCGAGGGCCGCACCCTGCGCGAGCTGCTGAACGCCAGCTCCCCCCTCGACCCGGCCGAGGCGGCCCGCATCACCGAGGGCATCCTCGACGCCCTCGCCTACAGCCACCGCATGGGCATCGTGCACCGCGACATCAAGCCGGCCAACGTGATGATCGGCCCGCAGGGCCAGATCAAGGTGATGGACTTCGGCATCGCCCGCGCGGTCGCCGACGCGAACGCCACCATGACCCAGACGCAGGCGGTCATCGGCACGGCCCAGTACCTGTCGCCGGAGCAGGCGCAGGGGCACCACGTCGACGCCCGCTCCGACCTCTACTCCACCGGGTGCCTGCTCTTCGAGCTGCTCACCGGGCGGCCGCCGTTCCAGGCCGACTCGCCGGTCGCGATCGCCTACCAGCACGTCGGCCAGCCGCCGCCGCGGCCGTCGACGCTCAACCCCGCCGTCGACCCGGCCCTCGACGCGGTCGTGCTGCACGCGCTGGCCAAGGACCGTGACGCCCGCTACCAGGACGCCACGGCGTTCCGCGCCGACCTCCAGGCCGCCCGGCTCGGCCGGCCGATCAGCGACGCCGCCCGCGGCACCGCCGGCAGCGCCGCCGACCCCACCGTGGCCCTGGCCGCGGCGACGCCGGCAGCCGCCACCACCGTGTTCGCGACGGGCGGGTATGCCGAGCGGCCCGAGCCCGTGGGCTCGAACACCGCCTCCCTGCCCGCGATCGGCCACGACCCCGACGACGAGCCGCGCAAGCGACGTGGGCTGGCCTACTTCCTGCTCGTGCTGGCGGTGCTCGGTGCCCTCGTGCTGCTCGGGGTCGCGGGCAAGGCCCTGCTCGACCGGCCGCCCACGGACGCACCCAAGGTGGCCGTGCCGACCGTGATCGACCTGCCCCAGGCCGCCGCCGAGGCCAAGATCCGGGCGGCCGGGCTGGTGCCCGAGGCCACCCAGGTCGCCAGCCCCAAGGAGATCGGCGTCGTCGTCGACCAGAACCCGGGGGCCGACGAGCAGGTCGCCAGCGGCAGCAAGGTCGGGATCAGCGTCTCCTCCGGACCTGACACCGTCGAGCTGCCCGACCTCAAGGGCTTCACCCAGGACGAGGCCACCGCCCGGCTCGCCAACCTCGACCTCAAGGTCGGCACGATCAAGCAGGTCGACGACACCGGCCTCGACAAGGGCAAGGTGTTCACCACCTCACCCGGGGCGGGCGAGGACGTCGCGGTCGGCTCGGCGGTCAACCTCAACGTGTCGTCCGGCAAGGTGACCGTGCCCGACGTCGTGGGCAAGACCCGCAACGAGGCCGCCGACATCCTCGGCGAGCTGGGCCTGAGCGTGAAGACGAGCTACATCGACAGCACCGAGCCGGAGAACTCGGTGCTCAAGCAGAGCATCAAGGCCAAGACCAAGGTCGAGGACGGCTCGACGATCACGCTGACCATCGCCCAGCCACCGCCGCCCACGCAGACGCCGACGACGCCACCGACCACCGCGACCACGACGACCGAGCCACCGCCGTCGACGACGACCGCGCCGCCGACGACCCCCTGA
- a CDS encoding peptidylprolyl isomerase, with amino-acid sequence MDVTLKTNHGDINVTLFPDHAPKTVKNFVGLAKGEQEYRDDAGRSNPTPFFDGLIFHRIIPGFMIQGGCPLGQGFGGPGYTFDDEISPDKDFTKPYMLAMANAGQRMGKGTNGSQFFITVGATTWLQGKHTIFGEVADGPSREVVDKIAAVRTGANDKPVEDVVIESVVVND; translated from the coding sequence ATGGACGTCACCCTCAAGACCAACCACGGCGACATCAACGTCACGCTGTTCCCCGACCACGCCCCGAAGACCGTCAAGAACTTCGTCGGACTGGCCAAGGGTGAGCAGGAGTACCGCGACGACGCCGGCCGCTCCAACCCCACGCCGTTCTTCGACGGCCTGATCTTTCACCGCATCATCCCCGGGTTCATGATCCAGGGCGGGTGCCCGCTGGGGCAGGGCTTCGGCGGCCCCGGCTACACCTTCGACGACGAGATCAGCCCCGACAAGGACTTCACCAAGCCCTACATGCTCGCCATGGCGAACGCCGGCCAGCGGATGGGCAAGGGCACCAACGGCTCGCAGTTCTTCATCACCGTCGGCGCCACCACCTGGCTCCAGGGCAAGCACACGATCTTCGGTGAGGTGGCCGACGGCCCGAGCCGCGAGGTCGTCGACAAGATCGCCGCCGTGCGCACCGGTGCGAACGACAAGCCGGTCGAGGACGTTGTCATCGAGTCGGTCGTCGTCAACGACTGA
- a CDS encoding DUF881 domain-containing protein — translation MADQRLTWLTRRPTAWSAVVPLVALGAGVLFALSAATARGTDLRSSGGDLPGLIRDQTRQNSVLASRVAQLRSEVDRLSAQQAPGDLRVTQLTTEADRLKLAAGTGAVSGPTVQVTLTDARTVPDVLPDGISVDDYVVHQQDVQAVVNALWQGGAEAMMLMDQRVISTSAVRCVGNTLILQGRVYSPPYVITAIGNQSALRASLERSPSVAIYKQWVAAVGVGYDVQSRREQTLPAYAGSINLEKARTTK, via the coding sequence ATGGCGGACCAGCGGCTGACGTGGCTGACGCGCCGCCCCACCGCCTGGTCGGCCGTCGTGCCGCTGGTGGCCCTGGGTGCGGGCGTGCTGTTCGCCCTGAGCGCCGCGACCGCCCGCGGCACCGACCTGAGGTCCTCGGGCGGTGACCTGCCGGGCCTGATCCGCGACCAGACCCGCCAGAACTCGGTGCTCGCCTCGCGGGTTGCCCAGCTGCGTTCCGAGGTCGACCGGCTGTCGGCGCAGCAGGCCCCCGGTGACCTGCGGGTCACCCAGCTGACCACCGAGGCCGACCGGCTCAAGCTGGCGGCCGGCACCGGGGCGGTCTCCGGGCCGACCGTGCAGGTCACCCTCACCGACGCGCGTACCGTCCCCGACGTGCTGCCCGACGGCATCTCGGTCGACGACTACGTCGTGCACCAGCAGGACGTCCAGGCCGTCGTCAACGCGCTGTGGCAGGGCGGGGCCGAGGCGATGATGCTGATGGACCAGCGGGTGATCTCGACCAGCGCCGTGCGGTGCGTCGGCAACACCCTCATCTTGCAGGGCCGGGTCTACTCCCCGCCCTACGTCATCACCGCCATCGGCAACCAGTCCGCCCTGCGCGCGTCACTGGAACGCAGCCCGTCGGTCGCCATCTACAAGCAGTGGGTCGCCGCGGTCGGGGTCGGCTACGACGTGCAGTCCCGCCGCGAGCAGACCCTCCCGGCCTACGCCGGATCGATCAACCTCGAGAAGGCAAGGACCACCAAGTGA
- a CDS encoding aminodeoxychorismate/anthranilate synthase component II, whose translation MTRILVVDNYDSFVFTIVGYLQQLGAECEVVRNDAVGPADGAEFDGVLVSPGPGTPQEAGVSMAMIEACAERAQPMLGVCLGHQALGVVVGATVGRAPELLHGKTSRVVHDDTGVLAGLPSPFTATRYHSLTIDPTTVPDVLVANGHTESGIIMAARHRDLPLHGVQFHPESVLTEGGHRILANWLVVCGLDDAVARSAGLSPLVRDAEGVARAVAAG comes from the coding sequence ATGACCCGGATCCTCGTCGTCGACAACTACGACAGCTTCGTCTTCACCATCGTCGGCTACCTCCAGCAGCTCGGTGCCGAGTGCGAGGTGGTGCGCAACGACGCGGTCGGCCCGGCCGACGGCGCCGAGTTCGACGGCGTCCTCGTGTCGCCCGGACCGGGCACGCCGCAGGAGGCGGGGGTCTCGATGGCGATGATCGAGGCGTGCGCCGAGCGGGCCCAGCCGATGCTCGGGGTCTGCCTCGGCCACCAGGCGCTGGGCGTCGTGGTCGGCGCCACCGTCGGTCGCGCGCCCGAGCTGCTGCACGGCAAGACCTCGCGGGTCGTGCACGACGACACCGGGGTGCTGGCCGGCCTGCCGTCGCCCTTCACGGCGACCCGCTACCACTCGCTGACCATCGACCCCACGACCGTGCCGGACGTGCTGGTCGCCAACGGCCACACCGAGTCGGGGATCATCATGGCCGCGCGGCACCGTGACCTGCCGTTGCACGGTGTGCAGTTCCACCCCGAGAGCGTGCTGACCGAGGGCGGGCACCGCATCCTCGCGAACTGGCTGGTCGTGTGCGGGCTCGACGACGCGGTGGCCCGTTCGGCCGGGCTGAGCCCGCTGGTCCGCGACGCCGAGGGCGTGGCGCGAGCCGTCGCCGCCGGCTGA
- a CDS encoding LGFP repeat-containing protein, producing the protein MSTLEDLNAGPGGMAGFVSALSRRLRPVSRRDVLVGATVAATALATKPKEYALTPVAAYATICGPGNTAASGWTVFCSTVNKGVNTCPPGSFAAGWWKAADSSWCGGGYRYIVDCNASCSKCTSGCSDGICDSKCWSCSCGTGSSATCDQRRVCCNAFRYGQCNTHVKCSGGVHCRVVSCVPPYKYANCTTASLSDNRTSEHSAPSLPRWEPITQKYHAMGEQASYLKASKGPVSYVGDGRGRYVLFQGGVIYYTASYGAVAMTEFVRGIYAQNGGPLGSRLGYATADKVASVGGGWVQTFEGGAICDSTSTATQTVWGYRWTVWNANGRERGILGYPTGPYTTGAQGGWYQLFQKGAIADAPSTTTQVVSGASYWKWNLLSRDRGPLGYPTGPQQAVSDGWIQLFQNGAITGGPVKTEAVPAPMYVPWVDSGRESGVLGYPTGPSHTEPRGLAQFFQRGELWALGSGTPRRVHGAVLSEWKSQGGATGRYGYPITDTVASGGGLTCTFEGGTIST; encoded by the coding sequence GTGAGCACCCTCGAAGACCTCAACGCCGGTCCCGGCGGGATGGCGGGCTTCGTCTCTGCCCTGTCACGCCGGTTGCGGCCGGTCTCGCGCCGCGACGTCCTCGTCGGCGCCACGGTGGCCGCGACCGCGCTGGCCACCAAGCCGAAGGAGTACGCGCTCACTCCGGTCGCGGCATACGCCACCATCTGTGGGCCGGGCAACACGGCTGCGAGCGGCTGGACGGTGTTCTGCTCCACGGTCAACAAGGGCGTCAACACCTGCCCCCCGGGCAGCTTCGCCGCAGGCTGGTGGAAGGCCGCCGACTCGTCCTGGTGCGGCGGCGGCTACCGCTACATCGTCGACTGCAACGCCAGCTGCTCGAAGTGCACCAGCGGCTGCAGCGACGGCATCTGCGACTCGAAGTGCTGGAGCTGCTCCTGCGGCACCGGCTCGTCCGCGACCTGCGACCAGCGCCGGGTCTGCTGCAACGCGTTCCGCTACGGCCAGTGCAACACCCACGTGAAGTGCTCCGGCGGCGTGCACTGCCGGGTCGTCAGCTGCGTGCCGCCGTACAAGTACGCGAACTGCACGACGGCCTCGCTGTCCGACAACCGCACCAGCGAGCACAGCGCCCCGAGCCTGCCGCGCTGGGAGCCGATCACGCAGAAGTACCACGCGATGGGTGAGCAGGCGTCCTACCTCAAGGCCTCGAAGGGGCCGGTCAGCTACGTCGGCGACGGCCGCGGCCGCTACGTGCTCTTCCAGGGCGGCGTCATCTACTACACGGCGTCCTACGGCGCGGTGGCCATGACCGAGTTCGTCCGGGGGATCTACGCGCAGAACGGCGGCCCGCTCGGCTCGCGGCTCGGGTACGCCACTGCCGACAAGGTCGCCTCCGTGGGTGGCGGCTGGGTGCAGACCTTCGAGGGCGGCGCGATCTGCGACTCCACGAGCACGGCGACCCAGACCGTCTGGGGCTACCGCTGGACGGTGTGGAACGCCAACGGCCGCGAACGCGGGATCCTCGGCTACCCGACCGGGCCCTACACGACCGGCGCGCAGGGTGGCTGGTACCAGCTGTTCCAGAAGGGCGCCATCGCCGACGCCCCGTCGACGACCACCCAGGTCGTCTCGGGCGCCAGCTACTGGAAGTGGAACCTGCTGTCCCGCGACCGTGGCCCGCTCGGCTATCCCACGGGCCCGCAGCAGGCGGTGTCGGACGGGTGGATCCAGCTCTTCCAGAACGGCGCGATCACCGGCGGGCCGGTCAAGACCGAGGCGGTGCCCGCGCCGATGTACGTGCCGTGGGTCGACTCCGGTCGCGAGTCCGGCGTGCTCGGGTACCCGACCGGGCCGAGCCACACGGAGCCCCGCGGACTTGCCCAGTTCTTCCAGCGCGGCGAGCTCTGGGCGCTGGGGTCGGGCACCCCGCGGCGGGTCCACGGCGCGGTCCTGTCGGAGTGGAAGTCCCAGGGCGGCGCCACCGGCCGCTACGGCTACCCGATCACCGACACGGTGGCCTCGGGGGGCGGACTGACCTGCACCTTCGAGGGCGGCACGATCTCGACCTGA
- a CDS encoding urease accessory protein UreH domain-containing protein translates to MLSSISPLGERARNSRWWLTTTAYLLGSLAGGLAVGGLAALLGSLVPDEARGSRWTLVAVAALLVIGLVVDLRNQRSVPSWRRQVDEQWLTRYRGWVYGVGFGAQLGFGLVTIITSTTTYAAVLLAALSGQVGAGLAIGATFGLVRALPSLLMAGVTDRDDLHRVFIRVERWANPAGTVAKVALGGAAAIVLVAAWWS, encoded by the coding sequence ATGCTCTCGAGCATCAGCCCGCTCGGCGAGCGGGCCCGCAACTCCCGGTGGTGGCTGACCACCACCGCATACCTGCTCGGCTCGCTGGCCGGTGGGCTGGCGGTCGGCGGCCTCGCCGCCCTGCTCGGCTCGCTCGTCCCCGACGAGGCGCGCGGTTCGCGCTGGACCCTCGTCGCGGTGGCGGCGCTGCTGGTCATCGGTCTCGTCGTCGACCTGCGCAACCAGCGCTCGGTGCCGTCGTGGCGGCGCCAGGTCGACGAGCAGTGGCTGACCCGCTACCGCGGCTGGGTCTACGGCGTGGGGTTCGGGGCGCAGCTCGGGTTCGGCCTGGTCACCATCATCACCAGCACGACCACGTATGCCGCCGTGCTCCTGGCCGCGCTGTCCGGCCAGGTCGGCGCGGGGCTGGCGATCGGGGCGACCTTCGGGCTGGTGCGGGCGCTGCCGTCGCTGCTGATGGCGGGTGTCACGGACCGGGACGACCTGCACCGGGTCTTCATCCGGGTCGAAAGATGGGCAAATCCGGCAGGAACCGTGGCTAAGGTGGCTCTGGGAGGAGCGGCCGCGATCGTGCTGGTGGCCGCCTGGTGGAGTTGA
- a CDS encoding class E sortase: MRLARWTLGIVGDLLVTAGLVLLLFVGWQLWFTDVTANRVQDATVSRLTRDFAKGPATTTPGTESPKAVPFGSAFAIVRIPRFGADYARPVLEGTTRDILQDGIGHYDGSVLPGAVGNFAVAGHRTTYGRPFHDIDRLRTGDLVVVETRTAYSVYAVKRHEIVAPTDVQVVAAVPGKPGVKPTERWMTMTACHPKYSAAQRYVVFAQLVKTYPHADGLPAGTLTVPPSPPKKA, encoded by the coding sequence GTGAGGCTGGCGCGCTGGACCCTCGGCATCGTCGGCGACCTGCTGGTCACGGCCGGCCTGGTGCTGCTGCTCTTCGTCGGGTGGCAGCTGTGGTTCACCGACGTCACCGCCAACCGCGTCCAGGACGCGACGGTGTCGCGCCTGACCCGCGACTTCGCCAAGGGACCGGCCACGACCACGCCGGGCACCGAGAGCCCCAAGGCGGTGCCGTTCGGCTCCGCCTTCGCGATCGTGCGGATCCCGCGGTTCGGCGCCGACTACGCCCGCCCGGTGCTGGAGGGCACCACCCGCGACATCCTCCAGGACGGCATCGGCCACTACGACGGGTCGGTGCTGCCCGGCGCGGTCGGCAACTTCGCGGTCGCGGGCCACCGCACCACCTACGGCCGCCCGTTCCACGACATCGACCGGCTGCGCACCGGTGACCTGGTCGTGGTCGAGACCAGGACCGCATACAGCGTGTATGCCGTGAAGCGGCACGAGATCGTGGCGCCCACCGACGTGCAGGTGGTCGCGGCGGTGCCCGGCAAGCCCGGGGTGAAGCCGACCGAGCGCTGGATGACGATGACCGCGTGCCACCCGAAGTACAGCGCGGCGCAGCGCTACGTCGTGTTCGCTCAGCTGGTGAAGACCTACCCGCACGCCGACGGGCTGCCCGCCGGCACCCTGACCGTCCCCCCGAGCCCGCCCAAGAAGGCCTGA
- a CDS encoding selenocysteine-specific translation elongation factor, which yields MAVVATAGHVDHGKSTLVRLLTGQEPDRWAEERRRGLTIDLGYAWTDIDGRRVSLVDVPGHEHFTGNMLAGLGPVHAVLFVVAADDGWSAQSREHARAIAALGIRHVLLVVTRCDLAPGEPARTESLAELGRLGIPVAESVLVSGATGAGIPELRVALGRLAAAASPSHAKGELAPADEGDSPGVRLWVDRSFTVRGAGTVATGTLAAGRIAVGDQLLLAGRPVTVRGLQTCGAEVPEVVGPARVAVNLRGVEVKEVGRGTALTGLGWPTHPAVLDIELRRLDATTATGQHRLPRQLTLHAGTAAVPVRTQQLGDGAVRLRLAHPLAVVVGDRAVLRDPGRHEVVGGVAVRAVDPPTRRPVRRDRADHAAYPGLVSAPQWRAGTQEQAGVEDPSAGVRSLLAWLGEHPLQAPSRADLDGWAVTPADLAAAAGRGAVLRLGGVLLGGDALARAEGVVRGLPQPFGVGDAARAMGTSRRVAVPLLERLDASLVTRRLADGTREVRERG from the coding sequence ATGGCGGTCGTCGCGACGGCGGGACACGTCGACCACGGCAAGTCCACCCTGGTGCGGCTGCTCACCGGGCAGGAGCCGGACCGGTGGGCCGAGGAGCGGCGACGCGGGCTGACCATCGACCTCGGCTACGCATGGACCGACATCGACGGCCGCCGGGTGAGCCTGGTCGACGTGCCCGGTCACGAGCACTTCACGGGCAACATGCTGGCCGGGCTCGGTCCGGTCCACGCGGTGCTCTTCGTCGTCGCGGCCGACGACGGGTGGTCGGCGCAGTCCCGCGAACACGCTCGCGCCATCGCCGCCCTCGGCATCCGGCACGTGCTGCTGGTGGTGACGCGGTGTGATCTCGCGCCGGGTGAGCCCGCGCGCACCGAGTCGCTCGCCGAGCTGGGACGGCTCGGCATCCCGGTGGCGGAGAGCGTGCTGGTGTCGGGCGCGACCGGCGCCGGGATCCCCGAGCTCCGGGTCGCCCTCGGCCGTCTCGCCGCCGCAGCGTCGCCATCTCATGCAAAAGGCGAGTTAGCGCCGGCGGACGAGGGGGACTCCCCCGGAGTGCGCCTGTGGGTGGACCGGTCGTTCACCGTCCGGGGTGCGGGCACGGTGGCGACCGGCACCCTCGCGGCGGGGCGGATCGCGGTGGGTGACCAGCTGTTGCTGGCCGGGAGACCCGTGACCGTCCGTGGCCTGCAGACCTGCGGTGCCGAGGTGCCCGAGGTCGTCGGTCCGGCCCGCGTGGCGGTCAACCTGCGGGGTGTCGAGGTCAAGGAGGTCGGGCGCGGCACCGCCCTGACCGGACTCGGTTGGCCGACCCACCCTGCGGTGCTGGACATCGAGCTGCGGCGACTGGACGCAACGACCGCGACCGGGCAGCACCGGCTTCCGCGGCAGCTCACCCTGCACGCCGGGACCGCTGCGGTGCCGGTCCGCACCCAGCAGCTCGGCGACGGGGCGGTGCGGCTCCGCCTCGCCCACCCCCTCGCCGTGGTCGTCGGTGACCGGGCGGTGCTGCGTGACCCGGGACGGCACGAGGTCGTCGGTGGGGTCGCGGTCCGGGCCGTGGACCCACCCACCCGCCGGCCGGTGCGGCGCGACCGCGCCGACCACGCGGCATACCCGGGGCTGGTCAGCGCACCGCAGTGGCGAGCCGGCACGCAGGAGCAGGCAGGGGTGGAGGATCCATCGGCCGGGGTGCGGTCGCTGCTCGCCTGGCTGGGCGAGCACCCGCTGCAGGCGCCGTCGCGCGCGGACCTCGACGGCTGGGCGGTCACCCCCGCCGACCTCGCCGCGGCCGCGGGCCGGGGTGCGGTGCTGCGGCTGGGGGGCGTGCTGCTCGGCGGCGACGCCCTCGCACGCGCCGAGGGCGTGGTGCGGGGGCTGCCCCAGCCGTTCGGCGTCGGGGACGCCGCCCGGGCGATGGGGACCTCGCGCCGGGTCGCCGTGCCGCTGCTCGAACGGCTCGACGCATCCTTGGTGACCCGTCGGCTCGCCGACGGCACCCGCGAGGTCCGCGAGCGCGGGTGA
- a CDS encoding MauE/DoxX family redox-associated membrane protein, which produces MWDLAAGPFLAAAGLLVVAGVPKVLDPLPLVRALRAAGLPVHRQLVRAFAVVEVALGVWALLAPGRYAAGLVAAAYLGFTAFVARVLRRGGVLGSCGCFGKPDTPATRTHLGLTALAALTAVGVALDPPTSAWRDVDATTVTTTGLAVVIGFLAWQVMAVLPTTSPAAIRTTSAPDPKG; this is translated from the coding sequence ATGTGGGACCTGGCAGCAGGACCGTTCCTCGCCGCGGCGGGGCTGCTCGTCGTGGCCGGGGTGCCCAAGGTCCTCGACCCGCTGCCGCTGGTGCGTGCGCTGCGCGCGGCTGGCCTGCCGGTGCACCGTCAGCTGGTCCGCGCGTTCGCGGTCGTCGAGGTCGCCCTCGGCGTCTGGGCCCTGCTCGCCCCCGGCCGGTATGCCGCGGGGCTGGTCGCCGCGGCATACCTCGGCTTCACGGCGTTCGTGGCCCGCGTGCTGAGGCGCGGCGGGGTGCTCGGCTCGTGCGGCTGCTTCGGCAAGCCGGACACCCCGGCGACCCGCACCCACCTCGGGCTCACCGCGCTGGCCGCGCTCACCGCGGTTGGCGTGGCGCTCGACCCGCCCACCTCGGCCTGGCGCGACGTCGACGCCACGACCGTCACGACGACGGGTCTCGCCGTCGTCATCGGCTTCCTCGCCTGGCAGGTGATGGCCGTGCTGCCGACGACCTCGCCCGCCGCGATCCGCACCACCTCCGCACCGGACCCGAAGGGCTGA
- a CDS encoding cell division protein CrgA, with translation MPESKGRAKRTYTPPSKPAKAKVGNPPWFVPVMLTLMVVGLLWIVVFYITSQRFPVEAIGRWNLGVGFGLMLAGFAMTTRWR, from the coding sequence GTGCCTGAGTCCAAGGGTCGTGCCAAGCGCACGTACACCCCGCCGAGCAAGCCCGCGAAGGCCAAGGTCGGCAACCCGCCCTGGTTCGTGCCGGTGATGCTGACGCTCATGGTCGTCGGCCTCCTGTGGATCGTGGTCTTCTACATCACCAGCCAGCGGTTCCCGGTCGAGGCGATCGGGCGCTGGAACCTCGGTGTCGGGTTCGGACTGATGCTCGCCGGCTTCGCCATGACCACCCGCTGGCGCTGA